Proteins encoded within one genomic window of Chthonomonas sp.:
- a CDS encoding flagellar hook-length control protein FliK, with amino-acid sequence MAKAPMEKVMLIDALSGLGLAPQTAAATTTRPDTDPKPGEFEGALDEQIGGTGAPPDPNTNTEAPDRVKEASGEPSKTEPTHKLDQDSNQDSLTDESPTNPIFLPVFVPIFALNVAPVASADVLNNLEPVQAIANTAPAGTTGDNSIDSTALLTVLTETDAAFQNVAFESTDVMNGLVEESAPITIDPAAKSLGESKTLEVAGGTVKQAEGTKIAEATVIDALNPTAIAAVVEPAKNTDADGATDTDQPATTAEGVAQQVTVTRGNAHAHASTGQGQNQTGAKTTKATKGGEATEKGKGEDAVKGVPTDTKAGAGDTTRVRKPGQSGIEETVIKARPIEVNHKPNETLEADTTELQNVQSGDEANAQTVLQSVPNSNRNDKDHGVIVDNRIDRAYAKAVQQAEYFLATRRSGSVVVHLEPRDLGSLTLNIKFSGNTVSADISSDNAAVRENLEAGRTHLVQQVESKGLTLGSLNVNSQDAGSRGGQNPADQTFTRQDFEQIAQRETNVPNPASSQAAVLLMSSKVGMDLVI; translated from the coding sequence ATGGCGAAAGCGCCAATGGAAAAAGTCATGCTAATCGACGCCTTAAGCGGGCTCGGGTTGGCACCTCAGACGGCGGCTGCGACGACGACGCGACCAGACACGGACCCGAAACCGGGCGAGTTCGAGGGCGCGCTGGATGAGCAGATCGGCGGGACGGGTGCACCACCGGACCCCAACACAAATACAGAGGCCCCTGACCGAGTCAAGGAAGCAAGTGGAGAACCCTCGAAGACGGAACCCACGCACAAGCTGGACCAAGACTCCAACCAGGACAGCCTCACCGATGAGTCACCGACGAACCCAATATTCTTGCCGGTGTTCGTCCCGATCTTTGCGCTCAATGTCGCTCCAGTGGCCAGCGCGGACGTACTCAACAACCTTGAGCCCGTTCAAGCTATTGCGAACACGGCACCGGCGGGCACAACGGGCGACAATTCGATTGATTCAACAGCCCTTCTGACGGTCCTTACCGAGACCGACGCTGCATTCCAGAATGTAGCATTCGAGTCAACGGACGTCATGAACGGGCTGGTCGAGGAATCCGCTCCGATCACGATCGACCCCGCGGCCAAAAGCCTTGGTGAATCGAAGACGCTCGAAGTTGCGGGCGGAACTGTGAAGCAGGCCGAAGGTACAAAAATCGCCGAGGCAACGGTCATTGACGCTCTGAATCCGACGGCAATCGCCGCTGTGGTTGAGCCTGCGAAGAACACCGATGCCGACGGAGCCACGGACACGGATCAGCCCGCGACCACGGCCGAAGGGGTCGCTCAGCAAGTGACCGTGACACGGGGAAATGCCCACGCCCATGCAAGCACCGGCCAGGGCCAGAACCAGACCGGCGCGAAGACAACCAAGGCGACCAAGGGCGGCGAGGCGACCGAGAAAGGCAAGGGTGAAGACGCCGTCAAGGGCGTGCCGACCGACACCAAGGCAGGCGCAGGAGACACGACACGGGTCCGCAAACCTGGTCAATCTGGCATCGAAGAGACGGTCATCAAGGCCCGCCCAATCGAGGTCAATCACAAGCCCAATGAAACCCTGGAGGCCGACACAACCGAGCTTCAGAACGTCCAATCGGGCGACGAGGCGAACGCCCAGACCGTGCTACAGTCCGTGCCGAACTCCAATCGGAACGACAAGGACCATGGGGTCATCGTGGACAATCGGATCGACCGAGCGTACGCCAAGGCCGTCCAGCAAGCGGAGTACTTCCTCGCGACTCGACGATCGGGCAGCGTCGTTGTCCACCTTGAGCCGCGAGACCTGGGTTCGTTAACCCTCAACATCAAGTTCTCGGGCAACACCGTCAGCGCCGACATCAGTTCGGACAATGCGGCCGTTCGCGAGAACTTGGAAGCGGGTCGAACCCACCTGGTGCAGCAAGTCGAATCCAAGGGGCTCACGCTCGGATCGCTAAACGTGAACAGCCAGGATGCGGGAAGTCGAGGTGGGCAGAATCCTGCCGACCAGACCTTCACGCGCCAGGACTTCGAGCAGATCGCCCAGCGCGAGACGAATGTGCCCAACCCAGCTTCCAGCCAGGCGGCAGTGCTCTTGATGTCGAGCAAAGTCGGCATGGATTTGGTGATCTAG
- a CDS encoding ATP-binding cassette domain-containing protein, with the protein MTTLRRSSRMLSVEKLSHWFGPKRVLTDISLQVQEGEILAIMGSSGGGKTTLLRCISGLITATEGSIHVSGIDVRKDPDAARQKLGLVFQSAALFDYLNVRDNIAFGSRRQLRAKSSEIDRMVAAMLELVHLEGSETLMPSELSGGMRKRVGLARALAMNPEVVLYDEPTSGLDPITAYAIDQLIVETRDALGVTSVVVSHDLSSVFRVADRIAFLESGELAFLGTPEDFRVSQTGSIRELVEKARSEKFLEVAGNQ; encoded by the coding sequence GTGACCACACTCCGCCGGTCCTCTCGCATGCTCAGCGTTGAGAAGCTGTCGCACTGGTTCGGGCCGAAGCGAGTCCTGACCGACATCTCGCTACAGGTCCAAGAGGGCGAAATCCTCGCGATCATGGGCAGCTCGGGCGGGGGCAAGACAACGCTCTTGCGCTGCATTTCCGGCTTAATCACGGCGACGGAAGGGAGTATCCACGTCTCCGGGATCGACGTCCGAAAGGATCCCGATGCCGCGCGCCAAAAGCTTGGGCTTGTCTTCCAGTCTGCCGCGCTGTTCGACTATCTGAACGTGCGCGACAACATCGCTTTCGGCTCGCGCCGCCAACTGAGGGCCAAATCGAGCGAGATCGACCGCATGGTCGCGGCAATGCTAGAGCTTGTGCATCTTGAGGGCTCCGAGACCCTGATGCCGAGCGAACTCAGTGGTGGCATGCGCAAACGCGTGGGACTCGCCCGGGCCCTCGCGATGAATCCAGAAGTCGTCTTGTACGACGAGCCCACGAGCGGCCTCGACCCCATTACTGCCTACGCCATCGACCAGTTGATCGTGGAGACGCGCGATGCCCTCGGAGTGACGAGTGTGGTGGTGTCGCACGACCTATCGAGCGTGTTCCGCGTCGCGGACCGCATCGCGTTCCTGGAGTCCGGCGAGCTGGCCTTCTTGGGCACACCCGAGGATTTCCGGGTCTCCCAAACCGGGAGCATTCGAGAACTGGTCGAGAAGGCCCGATCTGAGAAATTCTTGGAAGTCGCCGGCAATCAGTGA
- a CDS encoding flagellar hook protein FlgE: protein MLQAMLAGVASIKAQQTRMNVIGNNLANVNTTAYKGSRVTFQDMLAQTIRGAGRPSGEVGGTNPIQFGLGVLVAGTDVFNEQGSLNATNRPTDMAIQGNGFFMTSNGMRAAYTRDGSFDLDAAGDLVHRATGERVLGWDFVRSGASTTTSPITPASSLNIPLGRLNAVQVTDQASMVGNLSGATPNGSTIANPDWTTTARFYDAQGGGHDVTFQFYNKETGALAGAPPSTASAVSRWTWRALDSTGAVLTTSSPTTALYFDAGGQPIDPGGARQVTVGVTPAALNFTVNLDFTGITQLQTVQNNTPTSQVTVDYQNGFPPGSLQSFSVTQDGVVTGLFTNGLTRELGQIATAIFPNPGGLERTGNNLWRNSDNSGVPVIGQPRSGGRGGINSGFLEQSNVDIGSEFTDLIITQRGFQANTKVVTTVDEMLQDLINMKR, encoded by the coding sequence ATGCTACAAGCTATGCTCGCTGGCGTCGCCAGCATCAAAGCGCAACAGACGCGCATGAACGTTATCGGCAACAACCTTGCCAACGTTAACACGACCGCCTACAAGGGCAGCCGGGTGACGTTCCAGGACATGTTGGCGCAAACGATCCGCGGTGCGGGCCGACCTTCTGGAGAAGTTGGCGGTACGAACCCGATCCAGTTCGGTCTCGGCGTTCTCGTCGCCGGAACCGACGTTTTCAATGAGCAGGGCTCGTTGAATGCGACGAACCGACCCACGGACATGGCGATCCAGGGCAACGGCTTCTTCATGACCTCCAACGGTATGCGTGCGGCCTACACTCGTGACGGCTCGTTCGACCTTGATGCGGCAGGAGACCTGGTCCACCGGGCAACCGGTGAGCGCGTCCTGGGTTGGGACTTCGTCCGTAGCGGTGCCTCGACGACGACGAGCCCCATCACCCCTGCAAGCTCGCTGAACATCCCTCTGGGCCGACTGAATGCGGTCCAGGTTACGGATCAGGCCTCGATGGTCGGTAACCTCTCCGGTGCTACACCCAATGGCTCGACGATCGCGAACCCGGACTGGACCACCACCGCTCGCTTCTACGATGCCCAGGGTGGCGGACACGACGTGACCTTCCAGTTCTACAACAAGGAGACGGGCGCACTCGCCGGTGCACCCCCGAGCACGGCCTCGGCGGTTTCACGATGGACCTGGCGGGCACTGGACAGCACCGGTGCGGTGCTTACCACCAGCTCACCGACCACGGCGTTGTATTTCGACGCGGGCGGGCAGCCCATCGATCCGGGCGGAGCACGACAGGTGACAGTAGGTGTCACCCCGGCCGCGCTGAACTTCACCGTGAACCTCGATTTCACGGGGATCACTCAGTTGCAGACTGTGCAGAACAATACGCCGACCTCGCAGGTGACGGTGGACTACCAGAACGGTTTCCCTCCGGGATCGCTGCAGAGCTTCAGCGTCACCCAGGATGGCGTCGTCACCGGTCTGTTTACCAACGGTTTGACCCGCGAACTCGGGCAGATTGCGACCGCGATCTTCCCGAACCCCGGCGGTCTGGAGCGAACGGGTAACAACCTCTGGCGAAACTCGGACAACTCGGGCGTCCCCGTCATCGGTCAGCCACGATCGGGTGGCCGTGGCGGGATCAACTCGGGCTTTCTGGAGCAGTCGAACGTGGACATCGGTTCGGAATTCACCGATCTGATCATCACCCAACGCGGATTCCAGGCGAACACCAAGGTCGTCACGACGGTTGACGAGATGCTTCAAGATCTGATCAACATGAAGCGTTAA
- a CDS encoding RidA family protein: MMREIVSTDQAPAAIGPYSQAIKASGNILFMSGQIPLRPDGTLVDGDVRAQSEQVVANMRAVLTAAGLTPDHLVKTTIFLSSMDHFGAVNEVYATLFSGAPPARSTVAAAGLPRGVDVEIEGIAVY, encoded by the coding sequence ATGATGCGCGAGATCGTTTCAACGGACCAAGCCCCCGCCGCCATCGGCCCCTATTCGCAGGCGATCAAGGCTTCGGGAAACATCCTCTTCATGAGTGGCCAGATCCCCTTGCGGCCCGATGGAACGCTGGTCGACGGAGATGTGCGGGCTCAAAGCGAGCAGGTCGTCGCGAACATGCGCGCCGTGCTCACCGCCGCGGGCCTGACCCCTGACCACCTCGTCAAGACCACAATCTTTCTCAGCAGCATGGATCACTTCGGGGCGGTGAACGAGGTTTATGCGACCCTCTTCTCGGGCGCACCTCCAGCAAGGTCGACAGTCGCGGCCGCGGGCCTCCCGCGCGGAGTGGACGTTGAGATCGAAGGGATCGCCGTCTATTGA
- a CDS encoding quinate 5-dehydrogenase has translation MKRVVSISLGTSERDKSTQVEILGEQFSIERIGTDGDMKRFAAMFTELDGQVAALGVGGCDIYVVVGDRKYAFREIVGAVRGAKTTPVVDGSGLKHTLERETIQRLQREGTVNFAEQRVLLMSAADRYGMAQSLSELCPEVLYGDLMFGVGLPLRVRSYKGVQRLGAILLPIITQLPFQWFYPTGDKQKVRTPKFQADFGWATVIAGDSLFINRYAPDRLDGKTIITQSVRKANVEWMRSAGVSQLITTTPVFGGETFATNVMEGVLVSLIGKPVGEITPADYLAKMAELDWKPNVLRLQEP, from the coding sequence TTGAAGCGCGTCGTCAGTATCAGCTTGGGGACAAGCGAGCGGGATAAGTCCACCCAGGTCGAAATCCTCGGCGAGCAGTTCTCGATTGAGCGGATCGGAACCGACGGCGACATGAAGCGGTTCGCCGCGATGTTCACCGAGCTTGATGGCCAGGTCGCTGCGCTTGGGGTAGGTGGTTGCGATATCTACGTGGTCGTTGGCGACCGGAAGTACGCCTTCCGAGAGATTGTCGGAGCAGTACGCGGAGCCAAAACAACCCCGGTGGTGGATGGTAGCGGCCTTAAACATACGCTGGAACGAGAGACCATTCAGCGGCTCCAGAGGGAAGGAACCGTGAACTTCGCAGAGCAGCGCGTGCTCCTCATGAGCGCGGCGGACCGCTACGGCATGGCACAGTCGCTCAGCGAGCTTTGCCCTGAAGTATTGTACGGGGACCTAATGTTCGGGGTGGGTCTACCACTTCGAGTGCGTAGCTACAAGGGCGTCCAGCGACTCGGTGCGATACTGCTGCCGATCATTACGCAGCTTCCTTTTCAGTGGTTCTATCCGACCGGCGACAAACAAAAGGTTCGGACTCCGAAGTTTCAGGCGGACTTCGGCTGGGCCACCGTAATCGCGGGCGACTCCCTGTTCATCAACCGATACGCACCGGACCGACTCGATGGGAAAACGATCATCACTCAGAGCGTACGCAAGGCAAACGTCGAGTGGATGCGCTCGGCCGGAGTCTCCCAGCTCATCACCACCACCCCGGTTTTTGGCGGTGAGACGTTCGCCACCAATGTGATGGAGGGGGTGCTTGTCAGCCTGATCGGCAAGCCGGTCGGAGAGATCACTCCTGCGGATTACTTGGCCAAGATGGCCGAGTTGGATTGGAAGCCAAACGTCCTCCGATTGCAAGAACCGTAG